The proteins below come from a single Terriglobales bacterium genomic window:
- a CDS encoding RHS repeat-associated core domain-containing protein, with the protein MSCSNSDEHDSESNTEHTQFRQLSTTEGRWLSPDPYMGSMDLANPQSLNRYAYVNNNPLRFVDPFGLDSSECHASGDGADQECNVVGDDGGWAPIFGGGCCGGDGGPLPLRDGPFGGDDGGGSGGPGGQIIQIPLKPLIKPSCQQLAAGQTAATDFKTWLAAYTNASLMLDQWLSGTGPVNRDFGPNTPESQMMMSAYGLAGHVSEYLAGGRSSGNQDFGLHGLVSSGLNPTTQFVGSHQWSMSQLGGNLNITITNSTTAWSFFYHLPGLNPNPPNRFDSVLNPGWHAMGRVNQTFHIQVPCS; encoded by the coding sequence ATGAGTTGTTCAAACAGCGACGAGCACGACTCGGAGTCGAATACCGAGCACACGCAATTCCGCCAGTTGAGCACAACGGAAGGCCGCTGGCTCTCGCCCGATCCCTATATGGGAAGCATGGATCTCGCCAATCCCCAGTCCCTCAACCGCTATGCGTATGTGAACAACAATCCCCTGCGCTTTGTGGATCCATTCGGTCTTGATTCGAGTGAATGTCACGCGAGCGGTGACGGAGCTGATCAAGAATGCAACGTCGTTGGCGACGACGGTGGATGGGCTCCAATTTTCGGAGGGGGTTGCTGTGGAGGCGATGGCGGTCCACTACCCCTCCGGGACGGACCATTCGGCGGAGATGACGGCGGAGGCAGTGGCGGCCCGGGCGGACAAATCATCCAGATTCCACTTAAGCCACTTATAAAACCCTCCTGCCAACAGCTTGCTGCAGGTCAGACTGCTGCCACGGATTTCAAAACTTGGCTTGCGGCTTACACAAATGCAAGTCTGATGTTGGATCAGTGGCTAAGCGGGACTGGACCAGTGAACAGAGACTTTGGCCCAAATACTCCAGAATCACAGATGATGATGAGCGCGTATGGACTCGCAGGACATGTCAGTGAATATCTTGCGGGCGGTCGCTCATCAGGCAACCAAGACTTCGGCCTCCACGGACTCGTCTCCTCTGGACTAAACCCGACCACTCAGTTTGTTGGTTCTCATCAGTGGAGCATGTCCCAACTGGGTGGAAATCTCAACATAACAATCACAAACTCGACGACAGCGTGGTCGTTTTTTTATCACCTTCCAGGATTGAACCCAAATCCTCCAAACCGCTTTGATTCCGTATTGAATCCGGGCTGGCATGCGATGGGTAGAGTCAATCAAACTTTCCATATACAGGTGCCGTGCTCATGA
- a CDS encoding transposase, whose amino-acid sequence MPARLKRIYGHGDLHFVTCSCYKREPLLGSRRCRDVFLRIFEQVRRKYRFEVVGYVVMPEHFHVLIGEPEIGTASTVLQVLKQRVGHRLLPPRRKSQNQLGLWRENGKQKKRHFFQPRFYDFNVYTRRKIIEKLRYMHRNPVKRGLVPSPELWAWSSFRAYYFGEKSVVWIEGLNPNPRLRMVKPTTVGGD is encoded by the coding sequence ATGCCTGCGCGTCTAAAGCGCATTTACGGTCATGGTGACCTTCATTTCGTTACCTGCAGTTGCTACAAACGGGAGCCGCTTCTGGGAAGCCGGCGTTGTCGCGATGTCTTCCTTCGCATCTTCGAGCAGGTTCGGCGCAAGTATCGGTTTGAGGTTGTCGGCTATGTGGTCATGCCCGAGCACTTCCACGTTTTGATCGGTGAGCCTGAAATCGGGACGGCTTCTACTGTGCTGCAGGTCTTAAAGCAAAGGGTCGGTCACCGTCTGCTGCCGCCTCGACGAAAGAGCCAGAATCAACTCGGCTTGTGGAGAGAAAATGGAAAGCAGAAGAAGCGTCATTTCTTTCAGCCTCGCTTTTATGACTTCAACGTCTACACTCGCAGAAAGATCATCGAGAAGCTGCGCTATATGCACAGAAATCCAGTTAAGAGGGGACTGGTACCATCGCCAGAATTATGGGCCTGGAGCAGTTTCCGAGCCTACTATTTTGGCGAGAAGAGCGTGGTCTGGATCGAGGGACTAAACCCAAACCCTAGACTGCGCATGGTGAAACCGACTACCGTGGGAGGCGATTGA
- a CDS encoding ABC transporter permease, translating into MNALRQMFVRFANLVLRRRNDERLRSEIEEHIFLQTEENIRCGMSRVEARRQALLKFGAVEAITETYRDQQSIAFVESLLQDVRYSFRFLKKNVWFTAAAVVTLALGIGANTAIFSAIYAILLAPLEYPNSDRLVVIFAKDPTNQELPLSLPEVDAIAARSTAMEGIGTFENQVFWLEGSGSVRAGRVSGNFFSILGIKPEAGRWILSTDAQQGRDHVVVLNHQAWEKLFGGDPDIVGKSIVLRNGGDALEYEVIGIMPAKFASSSGYLGPSLYFPMVPTASEKLAFGWRGKFAIARLKPGVTLNETRTELQVIASALSQEYPKTYRNATLYPKLLQDDLVDRGRKPLLVLAGAVTFLLLIACLNVSNLVLYRGWSRRREVALRLALGASRWRVVRQLVVETVLLSLIGGALGVLLARSGVETLRVIAPSGTPRIEQLHFHPIMLWYALGVSLFFGIFFGTVAAWQVSGVNIESGLKQSGTISPSALESRRPHRLRSALIVAEIACAMVLLAGSALLIRSFIKLTNVDIGFHADHLLTINVSTQPGRCGKDRPCLPFFDEVLQRALAVPGVKNAALMPSFPLETGSKMMFWLWAVEGRGKNDGTWKSIQYTEISPGYFDTLEIPVVHGRAFTAADHAGMPAVAIVNKSFARQYFGGAAVGKHLALGADKQSKPEWIEIVGQVGDARDIIPWEAPDAAFYLPLAQTKHSLISTGLFVRTALEPKLVAAAIREQVASVDKTAIVSEPQTLRDQLWRDMAEPRFRTALMSSFGLLGLLLAAVGIYGVIAYAVTQRTHELGVRMALGARASDIALMVLREGLLLALVGVLIGLGAAMVLSRYMQTLLFEIKPLDPLTFGLCTLILIGIALLASFVPARRASRLDPMVVLRYE; encoded by the coding sequence ATGAATGCTCTTAGGCAGATGTTTGTCCGCTTCGCCAACCTTGTCCTGCGGCGCCGGAATGACGAGCGGCTTCGCTCCGAGATTGAAGAACATATCTTCCTGCAGACTGAAGAAAACATCCGCTGCGGCATGTCGCGCGTCGAAGCTCGCCGCCAGGCGCTCCTCAAATTCGGAGCGGTCGAAGCGATCACGGAAACTTACCGCGATCAGCAAAGCATTGCCTTTGTCGAAAGCCTATTGCAGGACGTTCGCTATAGCTTTCGCTTCTTGAAGAAAAACGTTTGGTTCACGGCGGCAGCAGTCGTGACGCTGGCACTCGGCATCGGCGCAAACACTGCAATCTTCAGTGCTATTTATGCGATTTTGCTGGCGCCGCTGGAGTATCCCAATTCCGACCGCCTCGTTGTCATTTTTGCCAAGGACCCAACTAACCAGGAATTGCCGCTCTCACTCCCGGAAGTAGATGCCATCGCTGCCCGATCAACCGCGATGGAAGGCATTGGCACGTTTGAGAATCAAGTATTTTGGCTGGAAGGAAGCGGCTCGGTCCGGGCTGGCCGAGTTAGCGGAAACTTCTTTTCCATTCTGGGAATTAAGCCGGAGGCGGGCCGTTGGATTTTGTCCACGGACGCACAGCAAGGTCGAGACCATGTTGTCGTGCTCAACCATCAGGCATGGGAAAAACTATTCGGCGGTGATCCCGATATCGTCGGAAAGAGCATCGTTCTACGAAACGGTGGTGACGCTCTCGAATACGAAGTGATTGGAATCATGCCCGCAAAGTTCGCATCCTCGAGCGGATACCTGGGCCCAAGTCTTTACTTTCCTATGGTGCCCACTGCTTCCGAGAAGCTGGCCTTCGGGTGGCGCGGAAAATTCGCGATCGCGCGCCTCAAACCCGGGGTAACTCTGAATGAAACGCGAACGGAATTGCAGGTGATTGCGTCCGCACTATCGCAGGAGTATCCCAAGACTTACCGCAACGCGACGCTATATCCCAAGTTGCTTCAAGACGATCTGGTCGATCGCGGCAGGAAGCCGCTGCTAGTACTGGCCGGCGCAGTTACCTTTCTGTTGCTAATCGCCTGCCTGAACGTCAGCAATCTCGTGCTTTATCGCGGCTGGTCGCGGCGACGCGAAGTCGCTCTCCGGCTGGCGCTTGGCGCCTCGCGCTGGCGCGTTGTTCGGCAACTCGTGGTCGAAACAGTCTTGCTGTCGTTGATTGGCGGCGCACTTGGCGTACTGCTCGCACGCTCAGGAGTGGAAACATTGCGTGTGATCGCTCCCAGCGGCACCCCGCGCATCGAGCAGTTGCACTTCCACCCAATTATGTTGTGGTACGCACTCGGCGTGTCGCTCTTCTTCGGCATTTTCTTCGGAACTGTCGCCGCCTGGCAGGTTTCGGGTGTGAATATTGAGAGCGGATTGAAGCAAAGCGGCACAATCAGTCCGTCAGCGCTCGAATCGCGTCGCCCGCACCGGCTGCGCTCGGCATTGATTGTCGCCGAGATCGCCTGCGCTATGGTCCTGCTAGCCGGCTCGGCGCTGCTCATACGAAGTTTCATCAAGCTGACAAATGTCGATATCGGTTTTCACGCCGATCACCTCCTTACCATCAACGTGAGCACGCAACCTGGAAGGTGCGGCAAGGACCGGCCTTGTTTACCTTTCTTCGATGAGGTGTTGCAGCGTGCGCTTGCCGTGCCCGGCGTGAAGAATGCGGCGCTGATGCCATCGTTTCCGTTGGAGACGGGATCAAAGATGATGTTCTGGCTGTGGGCGGTTGAAGGTCGGGGAAAGAATGACGGCACCTGGAAGTCCATACAGTACACGGAGATTTCGCCGGGATATTTCGATACTCTCGAAATTCCCGTGGTACACGGCCGCGCCTTTACTGCCGCCGATCACGCCGGGATGCCTGCGGTCGCAATCGTCAATAAATCCTTCGCGCGGCAATATTTTGGAGGCGCCGCCGTCGGCAAGCACCTGGCACTCGGCGCCGACAAGCAGAGCAAGCCCGAGTGGATTGAAATCGTCGGACAGGTCGGCGATGCCCGCGACATCATTCCCTGGGAAGCACCCGACGCGGCGTTTTATCTCCCACTCGCGCAAACCAAACACAGCCTCATCTCGACAGGACTGTTTGTTCGCACCGCCCTCGAACCAAAGCTGGTTGCGGCAGCCATCCGGGAGCAGGTAGCGAGCGTAGATAAGACCGCTATCGTCAGCGAGCCACAAACCTTGCGTGATCAGTTGTGGCGCGACATGGCCGAACCGCGCTTCCGCACGGCGCTGATGTCTTCGTTCGGATTGCTCGGCCTGTTGCTCGCCGCGGTAGGCATTTATGGCGTGATCGCCTACGCCGTCACGCAGCGCACGCATGAGCTTGGCGTTCGCATGGCGCTTGGGGCACGCGCTTCCGATATCGCGCTGATGGTCTTACGCGAAGGTTTGCTGCTTGCACTGGTCGGAGTGCTAATTGGGCTGGGCGCCGCAATGGTCTTGAGCCGTTACATGCAAACGCTGTTGTTTGAAATCAAACCGCTTGATCCGCTGACATTTGGATTATGCACTTTGATTCTTATTGGGATAGCGTTGCTCGCCAGCTTCGTGCCTGCACGCCGCGCCAGCCGCCTGGATCCGATGGTGGTGCTGCGCTACGAGTAA
- a CDS encoding PadR family transcriptional regulator encodes MKDRIEVQQGTVALMVLKTLDVMGSLHGYGIARRIEQISGDLLAVNQGTLYPVLLKLEQEGAIASDWGVSENNRKARYYRLTRAGRKRLEAETRDWQQTADIIARFFAVKAEDLK; translated from the coding sequence ATGAAAGACCGAATCGAAGTGCAGCAGGGCACCGTAGCTCTCATGGTGCTGAAGACGCTCGACGTAATGGGCTCGTTACACGGGTATGGCATCGCGCGGCGAATTGAGCAGATCAGCGGCGACTTGCTGGCGGTAAATCAGGGGACCCTGTATCCGGTATTGCTGAAGCTGGAGCAGGAAGGCGCGATCGCTTCCGACTGGGGCGTCTCGGAGAACAATCGCAAGGCGCGCTATTACCGACTCACGCGCGCCGGACGAAAGCGGCTTGAAGCGGAGACTCGAGACTGGCAGCAAACCGCGGACATCATCGCGCGGTTCTTCGCAGTCAAAGCGGAGGATCTGAAATGA
- a CDS encoding TldD/PmbA family protein: MLSEERIQDIFSRIQKFSSADGVEAIIGGGSSALTRFANNTIHQNVAEEGYVVSIRVALDHRTARASTNKLDDESLKRAVQSAEQIARVQESDADLLPLATPDEAKQASSVQRHFAQTAAIKPEDRAAAVEQIVAVAKQHNQTTAGIYSTSEHLEALVNSRGVMHMHRQTSSEVSITMLAPDSSGWQKANSPNVANLNPKRLAEIAAEKASRSAHPREVQAGKYTVVLEPAAVLDLLGFMFFDFGGTALLEQRSFLNNRIGKKLFGENITIHDDVYHPLQSGAAFDGEGVPRRRVTLVEKGIVKNLVYSRATAQKMQKSELASQLGKIAPTGHGFPLPNEIGDAPMNIVVEGGNEGGKKDAQTVDQMVASTERGILVTRLWYIREVDPYEKILTGMTRDGTFLIENGKLVSGVRNFRFNQSLVDMLQNVAALGTSVRASGEESFDMVVPPMKVNNFNFTEITKF; this comes from the coding sequence ATGCTCTCCGAAGAACGCATTCAGGACATCTTCTCGCGCATTCAGAAATTCTCCTCGGCTGACGGGGTGGAAGCCATCATTGGCGGAGGCAGCAGCGCGCTTACTCGCTTCGCCAACAACACCATTCATCAAAACGTTGCGGAGGAAGGATACGTCGTCTCTATTCGCGTTGCGCTCGATCATAGGACGGCGCGGGCCAGCACTAACAAGCTCGACGATGAGAGTCTGAAGCGTGCGGTGCAGTCTGCCGAGCAGATTGCGCGCGTGCAGGAGTCCGATGCCGATCTGCTTCCGCTCGCTACGCCCGATGAAGCCAAGCAGGCGAGCTCGGTGCAGCGCCATTTTGCGCAGACGGCGGCGATCAAGCCGGAGGATCGGGCTGCCGCTGTGGAGCAGATCGTGGCCGTCGCCAAGCAGCATAATCAGACGACCGCCGGCATCTACTCGACTTCCGAGCATCTGGAAGCGCTGGTGAATTCACGCGGCGTGATGCATATGCATCGGCAGACGAGTTCGGAAGTTTCCATCACCATGCTCGCTCCCGACTCCTCGGGATGGCAAAAGGCGAACTCGCCGAATGTTGCCAATCTGAATCCGAAGCGCCTGGCGGAGATTGCGGCGGAGAAGGCTTCGCGTTCGGCTCATCCTCGCGAAGTGCAGGCAGGGAAGTACACGGTCGTACTTGAGCCGGCGGCCGTCCTCGATCTGCTTGGCTTCATGTTCTTTGACTTCGGCGGCACTGCGCTGCTCGAGCAAAGATCATTTCTGAATAACCGGATTGGGAAGAAGTTGTTTGGAGAGAACATCACGATTCACGACGATGTCTACCATCCGCTGCAATCGGGAGCGGCGTTTGACGGCGAAGGCGTTCCGCGCCGGCGCGTGACGCTGGTAGAGAAGGGAATTGTCAAGAACCTGGTTTATTCCCGCGCAACGGCTCAGAAGATGCAGAAATCGGAACTGGCTTCCCAATTAGGGAAGATCGCTCCTACCGGCCACGGCTTTCCGCTGCCCAACGAGATTGGCGACGCGCCGATGAACATCGTTGTCGAAGGTGGAAACGAGGGAGGGAAGAAAGATGCGCAGACTGTCGACCAGATGGTCGCGTCCACCGAGCGCGGGATTCTCGTTACACGTCTGTGGTATATCCGCGAGGTCGATCCTTACGAGAAGATCCTCACCGGCATGACCCGCGACGGCACGTTCCTCATCGAGAATGGGAAACTGGTCAGCGGGGTGCGGAATTTCCGCTTCAATCAAAGCCTGGTGGACATGTTGCAAAATGTTGCAGCTTTGGGGACCTCGGTGCGGGCCAGCGGCGAGGAGTCGTTCGACATGGTGGTGCCGCCGATGAAGGTGAACAACTTCAATTTCACGGAGATAACGAAATTCTGA
- a CDS encoding PilZ domain-containing protein: MDELRSSVRFPLKLPVEVQAEPGGVPGQTEDISAGGVLFYMDAALEIGSIIDFSISMPCSVLGTATDVVVKCTGRVVRCSKHGDRTAVAAVIDEYHFDRSQ; the protein is encoded by the coding sequence GTGGACGAATTAAGAAGTTCAGTTCGGTTTCCTCTGAAGCTTCCGGTTGAAGTTCAAGCTGAACCCGGCGGCGTGCCCGGCCAGACCGAGGACATTTCGGCGGGCGGCGTGTTGTTCTACATGGATGCGGCGCTCGAGATCGGCTCGATCATCGACTTCAGCATTTCTATGCCGTGCAGTGTTCTTGGCACCGCTACCGATGTGGTAGTGAAATGCACTGGACGTGTGGTACGCTGCTCCAAACACGGCGATCGAACGGCAGTCGCAGCAGTGATCGACGAATACCATTTTGATCGCTCCCAGTAG
- a CDS encoding response regulator transcription factor — MSSSGGSKSPDNSAPQREEESVAVNGADKSSIGLPTIRVILADTQAIYRVGTKKIFALEDDIRVVSQAENLGQVLAAVSKFPADVLLFEASISPNSPEAIGEVLKRSPHLKVIVLSPENDEDTTVEYFRRGVRGLLPRNIAPEMLVKCVRKVFAGETWIDNQSVNWVIEAYRAQAAQLTSPRPKTKLSDKELLIISCVTQGMRNKEIANEIGTTEQVVKNYLRKVYDKLGVSDRLELALYCIHHRLLQGSGKGQIPDESAAAIAGAAVSE, encoded by the coding sequence ATGAGTAGCAGCGGCGGTTCCAAATCGCCAGACAATTCAGCACCTCAGCGCGAAGAGGAATCCGTCGCCGTCAATGGCGCTGACAAGAGCTCGATCGGCCTGCCGACGATTCGCGTCATCCTCGCCGATACCCAGGCGATTTATCGCGTCGGCACGAAGAAGATCTTTGCTCTCGAGGACGACATTCGAGTCGTTTCTCAGGCGGAAAATCTTGGCCAGGTTCTGGCAGCCGTCTCCAAATTTCCTGCCGACGTTCTTCTGTTTGAAGCATCCATATCTCCCAATTCGCCGGAAGCCATCGGCGAAGTTCTGAAGCGCTCACCGCATTTGAAGGTGATTGTGCTCTCGCCGGAGAACGATGAGGACACAACCGTCGAATACTTCCGCCGCGGAGTGCGCGGACTTCTGCCTCGCAACATCGCTCCGGAGATGCTGGTGAAGTGCGTCCGCAAAGTCTTTGCCGGCGAAACCTGGATCGACAATCAGAGCGTCAACTGGGTGATCGAAGCCTATCGCGCGCAGGCCGCGCAGCTTACATCGCCGCGTCCCAAAACGAAACTTTCGGATAAAGAACTGCTCATCATCTCCTGCGTCACGCAGGGAATGCGGAATAAGGAAATCGCCAACGAAATCGGCACGACCGAGCAGGTAGTGAAGAACTATCTGCGCAAGGTGTATGACAAGCTGGGAGTCTCCGACCGGCTTGAGCTGGCTCTCTACTGCATCCATCACCGGCTGCTCCAGGGCTCTGGCAAGGGCCAAATTCCTGATGAGTCCGCCGCGGCGATTGCTGGCGCTGCCGTCAGCGAATAA
- a CDS encoding sugar transferase: MVAQEQTTKRALDLLIASAAILPAIPIMVMVALCIWSKMGRPILFCQRRPGLNAKPFTILKFRTMKAGAECDAERITRLGALLRRTSLDELPELWNVIRGEMSLVGPRPLLMEYLNRYSPEQMRRHEVRPGITGWAQINGRNAISWQKRLGLDLWYVDHRSLWLDAKILFGTLSYLWTRRGISHGEHATMPQFLGTVGAEQDTSTTIAAAD; encoded by the coding sequence ATGGTTGCCCAGGAACAAACCACCAAGAGAGCCCTCGATCTACTTATCGCTTCAGCCGCGATACTGCCGGCAATTCCCATAATGGTCATGGTTGCTCTCTGCATCTGGTCGAAGATGGGCCGCCCGATTCTGTTTTGTCAAAGACGTCCCGGCCTGAATGCAAAGCCGTTCACAATCCTGAAATTCCGAACCATGAAGGCCGGTGCGGAGTGCGATGCAGAGAGGATCACTCGCCTGGGGGCTCTCCTCCGTCGAACCAGTCTCGACGAATTGCCCGAACTATGGAACGTGATCCGCGGAGAAATGAGCCTTGTAGGACCGCGACCGCTCCTGATGGAGTATCTCAATCGCTACTCGCCAGAGCAGATGCGCCGTCACGAAGTACGGCCCGGAATTACTGGCTGGGCGCAGATCAACGGACGCAACGCCATTTCCTGGCAGAAGCGGCTTGGATTAGACCTGTGGTACGTCGACCATCGCAGCCTCTGGCTCGATGCCAAGATCCTTTTTGGAACTCTCTCTTATCTCTGGACGCGACGTGGCATCAGCCACGGCGAACATGCGACCATGCCGCAATTCCTGGGAACTGTTGGAGCTGAACAAGACACAAGCACCACCATCGCGGCAGCCGATTGA
- a CDS encoding TldD/PmbA family protein, giving the protein MMKQIAQWAIDTATKRGATYCDARVVNDRQRALATKNGKIGHAADSESLGIGIRVIVNNAWGFASTDDLSRESVERTAARAVEIARASSRVQQHPIRLAPEKPVTADWTSPYKIDPFSTSIEQNLALLMACDKELRSVSGVTLAEAQMTLRRYEQWFHSSEGSDIHQTRFITGAGYDAYAFAGTEIQKRSYPNSFGGQYQNKGYELIDELHLVENARRIGEEAVALHKADQCPEGKFTIILGSSQLGLQIHESVGHPIELDRVLGMEANFAGTSFLTIDKLRNLRYGSDLVNVVADATEQHGPGLGTFAYDDEGVPAQCTPIITHGQFTGYLSSRETAHTIGEKRSNATMRAEGWNRIPLIRMTNVSILPGTKPLTLDQLISDTDHGIYMETNRSWSIDDKRYNFQFGCEIGWEIKNGKLGRMLKNTSYSGITTEFWNSMDAICSRDQWQLWGTPNCGKGQPMQTMGTGHGAAPARFRNVTVGSAYKGT; this is encoded by the coding sequence ATGATGAAGCAGATTGCGCAGTGGGCGATCGACACCGCCACCAAGCGCGGCGCCACGTACTGCGACGCACGCGTCGTTAACGACCGCCAGCGGGCTCTCGCTACCAAGAACGGCAAGATCGGCCATGCCGCTGACTCCGAATCGCTGGGCATCGGCATTCGCGTGATCGTGAACAACGCGTGGGGATTTGCCTCGACTGATGATCTCTCGCGCGAGTCGGTGGAGCGGACTGCAGCCCGTGCGGTGGAAATTGCGCGCGCCTCATCGCGCGTGCAGCAACATCCGATTCGGCTCGCACCCGAGAAGCCGGTCACCGCCGACTGGACCAGCCCATACAAGATCGATCCATTCAGCACCTCGATTGAGCAGAACCTCGCGCTGCTCATGGCCTGCGACAAAGAGCTGCGTTCCGTTTCGGGAGTGACGCTGGCCGAAGCGCAGATGACGCTTCGCCGCTACGAGCAATGGTTCCATTCGAGCGAAGGCTCCGACATTCATCAGACGCGCTTCATCACTGGCGCCGGATATGACGCCTATGCCTTCGCGGGAACCGAGATTCAGAAGCGGTCCTATCCCAATTCTTTCGGCGGGCAATATCAGAACAAAGGGTACGAATTGATCGACGAGCTTCATCTGGTCGAGAACGCGCGCCGCATTGGTGAAGAAGCGGTGGCGCTGCACAAGGCCGATCAGTGTCCGGAAGGCAAGTTCACCATCATTCTTGGCTCCTCCCAACTTGGGCTGCAGATTCACGAGTCCGTCGGACATCCCATCGAACTCGACCGCGTGCTTGGAATGGAAGCTAATTTCGCCGGCACATCGTTTCTGACCATCGACAAGCTGCGCAATCTGCGCTATGGCAGCGATCTCGTCAACGTCGTCGCGGACGCCACCGAGCAACACGGTCCCGGATTGGGAACGTTTGCTTACGACGATGAAGGCGTTCCGGCACAATGCACGCCCATCATCACTCATGGCCAGTTCACCGGATATCTCTCCTCGCGGGAAACGGCACATACTATCGGCGAGAAGCGCTCCAACGCCACCATGCGTGCAGAAGGCTGGAACCGCATTCCGCTCATTCGCATGACGAACGTCAGCATCCTTCCCGGAACGAAGCCGCTCACGCTCGATCAGCTCATCTCCGACACCGATCACGGAATCTACATGGAGACCAATCGCTCCTGGTCCATCGACGACAAGCGCTACAACTTCCAATTCGGCTGCGAGATCGGCTGGGAGATTAAAAACGGAAAGCTCGGACGCATGCTCAAGAACACGTCCTATTCCGGCATCACCACAGAGTTCTGGAACTCGATGGATGCCATCTGCTCACGCGACCAATGGCAGCTCTGGGGCACGCCTAACTGCGGCAAAGGACAGCCCATGCAAACCATGGGCACCGGCCACGGCGCCGCTCCTGCGCGGTTTCGCAATGTCACCGTCGGCAGCGCGTATAAAGGGACGTAG